A region of Halococcus salifodinae DSM 8989 DNA encodes the following proteins:
- a CDS encoding IS630 family transposase, which translates to MKADGFTIVAIDQHSEAVATEQKPDWFPVNSRPRLPVSGVRDKMNMLGAVTDEGERFIALTPNRFNAEVAKHFLRAIQHEFGERLVIVLDNASYFIAKTLKKQAAADGLLLEFLPSHSPELNPLENCWRQLRDGRANRLFLTLDDVKEYLSTALPALNSPQIYEYLC; encoded by the coding sequence CTGAAGGCGGATGGCTTCACAATCGTCGCCATCGATCAGCACTCCGAGGCGGTGGCGACCGAACAAAAGCCCGACTGGTTCCCGGTGAACTCACGCCCGAGACTGCCGGTCTCGGGCGTTCGTGACAAGATGAACATGCTGGGAGCAGTCACTGACGAGGGCGAGCGCTTCATCGCTCTCACACCGAATCGATTCAACGCCGAGGTTGCGAAACATTTCCTCCGAGCGATCCAGCATGAGTTCGGCGAGAGGCTCGTGATCGTCCTGGACAACGCGAGCTATTTCATCGCGAAGACGCTGAAGAAGCAGGCCGCCGCCGACGGCCTGCTTCTGGAGTTCCTGCCGTCGCATTCGCCGGAACTGAATCCGCTCGAAAATTGCTGGCGGCAGCTGAGAGACGGTCGAGCCAATCGGCTGTTTCTGACGCTCGATGACGTCAAAGAATACCTTTCGACAGCTCTGCCAGCACTCAACTCACCGCAAATCTATGAGTATCTCTGCTGA
- a CDS encoding winged helix-turn-helix domain-containing protein has product MAGIDEEQLRQQLRTERDPKAIKRLIAALEYKSGLSPAKIQHKYGWHEQTVYDWLDIVAERDPVALGDRPRGGSSSRLTDDQWDELTATLAASPSEEGIDAPAWRPPLVRDYIAEIFDVEYSSAHMYRVMKKAGLSVQTARPIHYEADPAEQRRWRTELKKSGRR; this is encoded by the coding sequence TTGGCCGGTATCGACGAGGAGCAGTTGCGCCAGCAACTGCGAACGGAACGTGATCCGAAGGCGATAAAACGCTTGATTGCAGCTCTCGAATACAAATCAGGCCTCTCACCCGCCAAGATCCAGCACAAATACGGCTGGCATGAACAGACTGTCTACGATTGGCTCGACATTGTCGCCGAGCGCGATCCCGTCGCGCTCGGCGACCGCCCTCGTGGTGGCAGTTCTTCTCGGCTTACGGATGACCAATGGGACGAACTGACGGCGACGCTGGCGGCGTCGCCGTCGGAAGAAGGTATCGACGCTCCAGCCTGGAGGCCGCCGCTTGTCCGCGATTACATTGCCGAGATCTTCGACGTTGAGTACTCTTCGGCGCACATGTATCGCGTGATGAAGAAGGCCGGGCTGTCAGTCCAGACAGCCCGGCCGATCCACTACGAGGCTGACCCAGCCGAGCAACGACGCTGGCGCACGGAATTGAAAAAAAGTGGCCGACGCTGA
- a CDS encoding IS630 family transposase codes for MGRLDDITLEELHEVREQTKGEKPRERVLAAIGRKQGAQIDTLAERHGVVEKTIRNWLDRFAEQPIEQAPYDAPRPGGPSKLTTEQREHLEEVLQDSPTELGYDQQAWSPKLLLHYVVREYDVEYSDRHARYLLTEAGLSWRTARPRNHEADPEEEAEFQATVEKNAPN; via the coding sequence ATGGGTCGGCTCGACGATATTACTCTGGAAGAACTCCACGAAGTGCGTGAGCAAACGAAGGGCGAGAAGCCGCGAGAACGCGTTCTCGCGGCGATCGGGCGCAAGCAGGGTGCTCAGATCGATACCCTCGCTGAACGACACGGCGTTGTCGAGAAAACCATCCGCAACTGGCTCGATCGGTTTGCCGAGCAACCGATCGAGCAGGCTCCCTACGACGCTCCTCGTCCTGGTGGTCCTTCAAAACTCACCACAGAACAGCGTGAGCACCTCGAAGAGGTACTCCAAGACTCACCTACCGAGTTGGGCTATGACCAACAGGCCTGGTCGCCGAAGCTCCTCCTCCATTATGTCGTCCGTGAGTATGACGTTGAATACAGCGATCGCCATGCACGCTATCTGTTGACCGAGGCTGGGCTGTCCTGGCGGACAGCCCGGCCTCGCAACCACGAAGCCGATCCTGAAGAAGAAGCAGAGTTCCAAGCGACAGTCGAAAAAAACGCCCCGAACTAG
- a CDS encoding DUF7692 domain-containing protein: protein MYERVIRIRTDGKFAYRKELVDDVADLLGENTRVGAIEASTELTQAMIPALERAVEHEDMTPGLAEILSTRVGVQGLGRRERARVGSTAIESPLLAV from the coding sequence GTGTACGAGAGGGTCATACGAATCCGAACCGACGGCAAGTTCGCCTACCGCAAGGAACTCGTCGACGACGTCGCCGACCTACTCGGTGAAAACACGCGCGTCGGTGCGATCGAGGCCAGCACCGAGCTCACCCAGGCCATGATCCCGGCGCTCGAACGGGCGGTCGAGCACGAGGACATGACGCCGGGGCTCGCGGAGATTCTCTCGACGCGGGTGGGCGTACAAGGTCTCGGCCGACGTGAACGTGCGCGAGTAGGTTCTACCGCGATCGAGAGCCCCCTTTTGGCTGTATAG